The DNA window CTTGATGACGTATTGCCGCCCCATCTCTACGATCGAACCGCCGGAGACATTGCGGTTGTAAAGGTTCAGACGGCTTGTCACTGCATCGGGGGTGAGGCCGTAAGCCTCCAGGAGGTAGGGGTCGGTCTCCAACACCACCTCCTTCTCCTCCTGCCCAGAGATTTCCACCTCGGCCACCCCCTCCAAACGGATGAGCTCGTTGCGGATATAGTTCTCCGCCACCTTGCGCAGCTCGTCCATGTCCTCCACCTGGGGGTGCGACAGGGCAATGAGCATGATGGGCGCGGCATTCGGATCGTGCTGCGTGATGGTGAGCTGGTCGATGGCGGCATTCTGACCGAAACTGGTGAGGCTCTTCTGCAGGTCGAGAAACGCCTCGTCCATGTCCGTGCCCCAGGCATATTCCACCGTAATCTGGGCCGAGCCCACACGACACACGGAGGACACCTCGACCACATGGCGCTGGCGAATGGCCAGCGATTCGATGCCGTCCACGAACTGCTTCTCGATCTCCTCTGGCGGGCGTTCTCCTGCCTTCAGCTCTACATAGATGCGCGGATTGTTCAGGTCAGGAAAGAGATCGACCCCCAACTTGCCAAAGGAGATGTACCCCAACAAGAGAATGGCCAGGACCAGCATCAAGACCGTGATGGGGTAGTCGACGGAGAATTGCGTCAGCTTTCTCATTGCTCTGCTTTCTCGTTGCGGCCAGAGCCCTTAGCGGACAATCTTGACTCGGGAGCGGTTTTGCAAAGTCTCGAAGCCTTTGACCACCAGCCGCTCGTTCACGCGCAGTCCCTGCACGACCTCCACCTCGTTGGGGTTTTCCAGGCCCGTGGCAATCACCCGCTCCTGGGCGGCGCCGCGTTCTACTACGAAGACGGTCTTGCCCTGGCGCTTGGCGAGAATCACGTCCTTGGGCACGACAATGGCCGAGTCGTTGCGCGCCACCACGATTTCCGCCTTCACAAACATCCCCGGGCGCAGGAGCCACTGCGGATTGTCGATGAGCAGCGCCGCCTTGAAGGTGCGCGTGCTGGCATCGATGGCCGGCGACACCTGCGAGACCTTCCCGTACAGGGTATCCTTGGGCATGGTGTAGTTCATCACCCGCACCGGCTGGTTAACCTGAACGCGGCCCAAGTCCACGCCTGGCAGGTTCGCTTCCATGTAGAGCTGGCTGTAGTTCATAATCCTGACCATCGGCTGGTTGGCAGCCACCCGCACGCCAGGCGTGTAGTAAGGCAGTTCGACAATAACCCCATCAAAGGGGGCCACTACCTTGAGTTTTGCCAGTTGCAGCAGGGCGTTCTCGTAGGCGTATTTTGCCTCAACGTAGGCGCGCTCCGCGTTCTTCAGCTCGCGCAAGGTCACGCCACCCTTCTCGTACAGCGACTGCTGCTTCTCATATTCCCGCTTGGAGATGTCCAAGTTCAGTTCCTGCGACTCGATCTTGATGCTTGTCTCCAGCTCCGGGTTGTCCAGATGGATAATCTCCTGCCCTTTGCTGACCCGATCGCCCAGGGCAAAGGGCCTCCCGGTCTGCGGGTTGGTCAGCAGGCGGTAGTAGCCGGCGGTCTCGGAGTTCAGCAGCGCCTCTTTGATGGCGCTTACCGTGCCGGTAGTGACGATGAACTCCTCAATCGGCCGCAAAGTAATCTCTTCCACCGACACCGGCACGGCAATGTCCGTCTCGCCGCCGGTATCTCGCCCGCCACATCCCACCAGTAGCAGCAGGCCCAACATCAGCAACAATCTTGTCTTCACCTCTTGCTCCTTCATCCACTCCGACCTTCGGGTAGCCACCTGTTACGAGCGCAACCTGAGCAGCTCCTGGGGCACCACCGATTCGTTCCGCTCAAAGTCCCATAGGGACTGGATTTTCATGTTCAACAACTCGATCTTGTAGCTGATCAGGGCATCCACCAGCGAGAGTTTCTTTTGCGACAGCTGATTCTGGTAGAGCTGCAGGTCCATGCTGGTCAGGTCGCCGTTCTTGTACCGCTCCAGGTTGATGTCGTAGGTGAGCTGTGCGTTGCGCACATTCTGGCGCGCGATCTCGATCTGGCTTTCCAGGTTCTGCAGGTTGCGGTAGACCTGCCGGATAGCGATGATGATGTTGTTCCGTTCTTCCTCCAAAGAGAGCTCACGCGTCTTCACCACCGCTTCGGCAGATTTGATGCGCGACTTCTTCTCCCCCCAGTCCCACAAGGGGATTTCCAGGGAAAGGGAGAAGCGCTGGTTCTTGGTCGGCACCTCATAGACGTTGGCCAGCCGCTCGTCGGTGCCGATCACGCCGTAGGAAACGGTGACATCGCCACGGAACTCATTGGTAGCCGAGGCCTGGATGAGATCGAACTGCGAGGTCTCGATGTCGATGCGCGCCTGGCGCAGCTCCATGCGCCACTGCAGGCCGTGATCCAGGGCCTTCTGCAGGTCCACCTGCACCGGCTGATGGGTAATGTCCGCCTGCACGGCGATCTCCTCAAACAGCGACATGCCGATCAACTGCTTGAAATTGTCCAGCGAGTTCTCCAGCGCCACCTGCTTGTTCTGCACGTTCGACTTGCTCGTCGACAGGTTCAGTTCGGCCTGGTAGAGCTCCTCGAGGGCAGAAAGCCCGGCGTCGACCTTGTTCTTGATGATCTGGTAGCTCTGTTCCTGATTGGCCAGCTCCTCGCGGGCGATCTCCAAGCTCATCTTGTTCCTGTAGACATCAAAGAAGGCCTGCGCCACGCTCCGCTCCAAGGCCAGCTTGCGAATGGCGTAACTGAGTGCCGCATCCTCCAGGTCGAGCTCCAACCGGCGCAGGGCGATCTCCGTGCGATTGTAGGTGAAAATGGGCTGCTGCAGGCTGAGGTAGAGGTTGTTGCTGAACGTCTTGCTGCGCGTGTGCTGGAACTCGCTGTAGGCATCCTGCCAGGCGAAGCGATTGATCAGCGCCAGCGTCCCGTCAGTCCACTTTATGGGCTGCGAGATGGTGAACGTGCCCGAGGAGGTCTTGGTCTCGTTGGTGTTCCAGCGGGAAAAGAACGAGTTGAACACGCGCTCGTTGCGGTAGTCTGCCGGCGTGATCGACAGACTGAACTGCGATTTGAGTGCCGCCTTCTGCGCATTGAGCGATTCGCTGCTGCGCTGCAGGTTCAACTGCGAGCGCTGGATGTCCGGGCTCTTCTGCATGGCGATTTCCAGCGCCTCCTGCAGCGTCAACACCCGCTGGGCGAGGGCTGCCTGGCTAAGAGCACCCAACACCAGCACTGCAGCAAGGCACCACATCCCCCGAGACGAATAACGCGAGCTCTTCACCTGCATCTTTCTCTCCACCGCATGAGACCGACTCGTACCTGCGCTCCCACGTGTCATTCCTTGACCCACTTGACGGCGTCGGCAAAGATGACGCGCGCGTCGCTCTTGTTGGTCAACTCCACCTTGGCGCTGTCGCCTGAGAGGTAGTAGCGGCCAAGGAAGTTCCACCCTTCCTCCGCCTCGCCCCGGTCGAAGACCACTTCATCCACACCGTCGTCATGGTGGATGCGGAAGTGGTACTGTCCGCGATCGCGGGGGCGTTCGCCTGGCCGGCCACCGCCCCCAGGGCCAGCTCGGAACCGCATAAAGCCCGGCATGGCACCGCCGCTGTAGTAGTAGACACCGTAGTAGCCTGGGGCAGGCAAATGGGTCGTCCAGGCCACCACTTTGTCACCGCCGCCCGGCTTGGTAAAGTAAGCCGAGCGCACATACTGGCCGTAGAAGTCGGCCTGCACGGTTGCCTTCCACTCCGAGGGGAGGCGCCAGAACTGCATGGCCACGTAGCGTTCCTGGTTGTTGGCAGAGCCTGCGCCGAGCAGACGCCGCAGCGGGCTCCCGGCGGCACTTCCCGTGACACGACACCCCGGATCCTCATTGTCCACCACCAGCTCGCCGGGATTGGCCAGGGCGACCGGTTCACTGACGATGCGCTCCCCTTCGAACGGCACCGCCTTCTTGTTCTCCTGAAACTCATCAAACGGCCTGCTGATGACCGAGGGCAGGTTGCGCGACGTCAAGGTGTTGATGGTCACCATGCGCGGCTGGTCGTCCAGCACAATGCCGACCTCTTTGGTCTGATTGCCCCCCAGCACGATGGTGCGCTGCACCTCGTTCGCTTGTCCGAAGCCCGGCGGCCCAAAGCCGAATCCCGGGCCCCCTCCGGCGACACGGAACGTGAGCACCAGCAGCCCTTGAGCCGGCTCGAGATTGGAGACCTTGAACCGCACCTGATAGCGTGTCCGCTCGCCGTCCAGCACCTTGTACCCTTCGATGTTGCTCAGCAGGAAGCCTGGGAGCTGCCGGCTGGTGGACCACTCCGCCAGCAGGCTCGTCAGGTCCACGCCAAAGCGGTCGCGCAGCTCGGCCACCAATTCCTGGGCATCGACTGCCTTGAACCGCTTGGCCGCAAGCCATTGGCGCAGGAACTCATTGAACCGCTCCGTGCCAATGTGGTGTTGCAGATAGGTAAAGAGAAAGGTCCCTTTCAGCTTGATGGCATCGGCGACAAGATCCTGGTAACGCGCGTCGGCAAGGAGCTCCTCGAGGCTCTTCTCCTGCAGGGCCTGGTTGACCTTCTCTTCCTGCGTCAAACCGGAGAAGAAGCGGAACGGCGGCGCGAAGCCGGTCTCTGCCCGCGCGCGCAAAAACGATTCCATGGCCAAATTGAGGAACGGCCACTGCGATGAGCGCACCGCGGTGGCAAAGGCATAGTAGTTGGGGAAGACGTTGTAGCCCGCAGTATTGAAGGGGTCGCCGCCCCTGCCGATGCGAATCATGGACATGCCGGAGACCAGCGTGGTGCCCACAAACTGGCGGAACAGGCGCGTCTGCGTCTCCTTGGGGGTGCTGATCTGGTTGGTGCGCTGCGCCCGCCAGCGCTCGCGCCGCATGGCCTCGCGAAAATCCGCTGCCGGCAGGAACACACCCTTTTCCGGCAAGAAGACCATTTGCGGCTGCACGGTCTCCTGCGCTCCTCCCCAAGCGCGGGGGTAAGCATAGAACTGCACCGGCGCTTCCACCAGGAAGAGGCGACGGTAGGGGTACTTCATGTCCACCCGCACCTCATAGTCCTGCTTGATCTCTCGAATCAGGGCGGCCAACGTGTCGCTTACCTCGGTGAAGTAGGAACGGAAGTAGTCGTGACGAGGCCACGTGTAGAGCGCATAGTGGACCGAGTCGACCGTAATGCTCCGCTGCTCGTACGGCCCGATGACCAGCGACATGCTGGGCAGCGGCACCTCCGGCCGGAACACGAATGTGCCCGGCGCTACGCTGGTCACTTCCCCCTGCGAGACAGCCTGCAGGCCTGGAGAGGTGCTGACCTGCAGCGTAAATCGGGCAAAGTCGGGCGCGACCACCGCCGGCTGCTGGGGGGTGTAGGTGACCCCCGGTCGCGGATACCAGAGCGCTTCCGGTGTGAGCAGCACAAACTGCTTGGTCACCAGCGCGTGCCGCTTGTCGATGTTGAAGAGTGCCACGCGGTACAGCGCTTCCCGCTTGGCATTGTCCACATCCAGGTAGCAGGCCACTTCGTCGATGGTCCCGCTGTAGGCGACGCGCAGCGAGTCCACCCCTCCCGGCTGCAGGGCTTCGGGCAGTGTCAGTTCCAGCAAGTGGCGCCGGCGGTTGACAGCCACCGGTCGTCCGCCTTGTTCCACCCCCTCAACCTGCAAACCAGGGTTCAACGCCAACACCAGGCGGGAGAGCGGCTGCGAGGTCTCGTTGCGCAATGCCATCGTGGCTTCGCCCTGCAGCCGGTCACCCCTGTGGTCCACCGCCAGGCGCATGCTCACCAAGCTCGGGCGCGGCAGACTGGCCAGCGAGGTATTCAACTCCACCATCTCTTTGCGCTGCGCCCGAGCAGCGAAAAAGGCGCGGACATGCACCACGCCCAATGCCACGCCCGCGACGAAGAACAGCACAGCCAAAACTGCCGCCAGGCGCATCATCGCCATCGATTGCGGGAGGCGCCGCAGAAGGAGTACCGTGGCAGCGATGAAGGAGATGCCCAGACAGAAATAGATGCCGCGGTGGATCAGCACCTTGCCAATGTTCCCAAACCCGACAAAGTCCGAATACATGAGCGGCACATTGAAGCTCATGTAGTCGAAAAGCTGATGAGCCTTGCCCCCCAGCACAAAGAGCGTCAAGCCGATGTAGCCAAGCAGTACGACAAAGGTCACCGCCTGGTTGCGGATGAGGGACATAAGCAGGAATGCCAGACCGAACACATAGAAAAGGGTCGGCAGGCTGATGAGCAGCGTGTACAGAAGGTACGGTTTCAGGCCGAAGGGCAGGTCGCTAAAGGCCGCGTGGAACACCCCCGCCACCAAAAGGACCATCACGTTCAGGCCCAAAAAGACCAAGAATATGCCCAAGGTCTTGCCGAACACATAGTCGCCGTTGGTCATCGAGCGCATGTAGACCACTTCGGTGGTGTCCAGCTTCTTGTCGCGCTTCAAAAAGTCGGAGGCCAGGAAGACGGCGATCACCGCCTGCACCACATTGAGCAGCGAGAGGTTCATGTAGGGCACCGATGCAGGGAGACCGCGGAAGATCCACGGCGAATTGCCCACATTGGTCAGCAAGAGCAGGTTCAGGACAAAGAGGCCGATCACCGCCAGCCCGGCGAAGATGCGGAAAAACCAGCTCCGCAGCAACGTCTTTATCTCAAACCGGGCCACTGTCCAGATATTGTGTATGGATAACATCCTCTTCACCTCGCTATGCAATGGATGACGACGTCATTCCTACTTCTCGGCTAACTCCTTTTCGTCCAGCGATGCTCCCAACTTGAACTCCATGAAGTAGACGTAAGCGTGCTCCAAGTTTGGGTCGATGGGCTTGCCGGGATAGGTGTCCAGGCTCTCGGCCACCACTTCCACCTCCCAACCCGATTCAGCGGGGATGGTCGCAATGACCGGATAGCGTTCTTTGATCGCCTCCAACTCCGAGTCCGCCGCCTTGATGCGCCAGACGTGGTCCTTGGCCTGCTCAATCAGGGCGTCCGGAGCCCCTTCGAAGACCACGTGCCCGTCATTGAGCAGCGC is part of the Calditrichota bacterium genome and encodes:
- a CDS encoding TolC family protein gives rise to the protein MQVKSSRYSSRGMWCLAAVLVLGALSQAALAQRVLTLQEALEIAMQKSPDIQRSQLNLQRSSESLNAQKAALKSQFSLSITPADYRNERVFNSFFSRWNTNETKTSSGTFTISQPIKWTDGTLALINRFAWQDAYSEFQHTRSKTFSNNLYLSLQQPIFTYNRTEIALRRLELDLEDAALSYAIRKLALERSVAQAFFDVYRNKMSLEIAREELANQEQSYQIIKNKVDAGLSALEELYQAELNLSTSKSNVQNKQVALENSLDNFKQLIGMSLFEEIAVQADITHQPVQVDLQKALDHGLQWRMELRQARIDIETSQFDLIQASATNEFRGDVTVSYGVIGTDERLANVYEVPTKNQRFSLSLEIPLWDWGEKKSRIKSAEAVVKTRELSLEEERNNIIIAIRQVYRNLQNLESQIEIARQNVRNAQLTYDINLERYKNGDLTSMDLQLYQNQLSQKKLSLVDALISYKIELLNMKIQSLWDFERNESVVPQELLRLRS
- a CDS encoding efflux RND transporter permease subunit yields the protein MRKLTQFSVDYPITVLMLVLAILLLGYISFGKLGVDLFPDLNNPRIYVELKAGERPPEEIEKQFVDGIESLAIRQRHVVEVSSVCRVGSAQITVEYAWGTDMDEAFLDLQKSLTSFGQNAAIDQLTITQHDPNAAPIMLIALSHPQVEDMDELRKVAENYIRNELIRLEGVAEVEISGQEEKEVVLETDPYLLEAYGLTPDAVTSRLNLYNRNVSGGSIVEMGRQYVIKGVGAFQSLEDIGNTVLTYRQPTLAEATSTGSTARVPVMLRD
- a CDS encoding efflux RND transporter periplasmic adaptor subunit, which gives rise to MKTRLLLMLGLLLLVGCGGRDTGGETDIAVPVSVEEITLRPIEEFIVTTGTVSAIKEALLNSETAGYYRLLTNPQTGRPFALGDRVSKGQEIIHLDNPELETSIKIESQELNLDISKREYEKQQSLYEKGGVTLRELKNAERAYVEAKYAYENALLQLAKLKVVAPFDGVIVELPYYTPGVRVAANQPMVRIMNYSQLYMEANLPGVDLGRVQVNQPVRVMNYTMPKDTLYGKVSQVSPAIDASTRTFKAALLIDNPQWLLRPGMFVKAEIVVARNDSAIVVPKDVILAKRQGKTVFVVERGAAQERVIATGLENPNEVEVVQGLRVNERLVVKGFETLQNRSRVKIVR